In Cygnus atratus isolate AKBS03 ecotype Queensland, Australia chromosome 5, CAtr_DNAZoo_HiC_assembly, whole genome shotgun sequence, a single window of DNA contains:
- the GPR176 gene encoding G-protein coupled receptor 176, translated as MVWSGNGSAANSGGHGEEQGYRHFATVAQVVIFVGALLGNIMVLWSTCRTSVLKSVTNRFIKNLACSGICASLVCVPFDIVLSASPHCCWWIYTMLFCRIAKFLHKVFCSVTVLSFPAIALDRYYSVLYPLERKISDAKSRDLVIYIWAHAIVASIPVFAVTNVSDIYAMSTCSEPWSYSLGHLIYVIVYNITTVIVPVAVVFLFMILIRRALSASQKKKVIIAALRTPQNTISIPYASQREAELHAMLLSMVMIFIFCSVPYVTLVVYRTILNISDISVFLLLTAIWLPKVSLLANPLLFLTVNKSVRKCLVGTIVQLHQRYSRRNIVSSGGVADANLEPNVRSGSQLLEMFHIGQQQIFKPTEDEENETKSIGSGDFQQKEIPTTSLEVEQTLVHKFAPQMIADSAAQVAPAVPTEADMVNDKYSMQFGFGPFELPPQWLSENRNSKKRLLPPLGNTPEELIQTKQPKCKAERKISRNNKVSIFPKVDS; from the exons GTAACATCATGGTGCTGTGGTCAACTTGCAGAACATCGGTACTTAAGTCTGTAACAAACCGATTCATTAAGAATTTGGCCTGCTCGGGGATTTGTGCCAGCCTAGTTTGTGTGCCTTTTGACATTGTTCTTAGTGCCAGTCcacactgctgctggtggatCTACACGATGCTCTTCTGCAGAATTGCCAAGTTCCTGCACAAAGTCTTCTGCTCAGTGACTGTCCTCAGTTTTCCAGCCATTGCTCTTGACAG gTACTATTCTGTTTTATACcctctggaaaggaaaatatctgaTGCAAAATCCCGAGACCTGGTTATCTACATCTGGGCCCATGCAATAGTGGCCAGCATTCCGGTATTTGCTGTGACCAATGTGTCTGATATTTATGCCATGTCCACCTGTTCTGAACCCTGGAGCTACTCCCTTGGCCACCTGATCTACGTCATCGTCTATAACATCACCACTGTGATTGTACCAGTGGCTGTGGTATTTCTCTTCATGATTCTTATTCGCAGGGCACTGAGTGccagccagaagaaaaaagtcatcatAGCTGCCTTAAGGACCCCTCAGAATACAATTTCCATCCCTTACGCCTCCCAGCGAGAAGCTGAGCTTCATGCCATGCTGCTTTCTATGGttatgatatttattttctgcagtgttcCCTACGTGACTCTGGTGGTTTACCGCACCATACtcaatatttcagatatttcagtcTTCTTGCTCCTCACTGCCATTTGGTTGCCCAAGGTCTCTTTGCTAGCCAatcctttgttgtttttaaccgTTAACAAATCTGTACGGAAGTGCTTAGTGGGGACGATAGTACAGCTGCACCAAAGGTATAGCAGGAGAAACATTGTCAGCTCGGGTGGTGTTGCAGATGCTAATCTGGAGCCCAATGTCCGTTCAGGGAGCCAGCTTCTGGAGATGTTTCACATTGGGCAACAGCAAATCTTCAAGCCAACAGAGGATGAGGAGAATGAAACTAAATCCATTGGCTCTGGTGactttcagcagaaagaaataccTACCACCAGCTTAGAGGTAGAACAGACTTTGGTTCACAAATTTGCACCACAGATGATTGCAGACTCTGCAGCTCAGGTAGCGCCAGCTGTGCCCACTGAAGCTGATATGGTAAATGACAAGTATTCCATGCAGTTTGGTTTTGGACCCTTTGAGCTGCCTCCACAGTGGCTCTCAGAAAACCGGAACAGTAAGAAGCGACTCCTGCCTCCTTTGGGGAATACCCCTGAAGAGCTAATCCAGACAAAGCAGCCTAAatgtaaagcagaaagaaaaatcagcagaaacaATAAAGTCAGTATCTTTCCCAAGGTGGATTCTTAG